A DNA window from Coffea arabica cultivar ET-39 chromosome 6c, Coffea Arabica ET-39 HiFi, whole genome shotgun sequence contains the following coding sequences:
- the LOC113692288 gene encoding thaumatin-like protein: MLISSYLLLTLLCVYAFLTRSNGIQLILVNNCPEHIWPGILGGAGHVTPKAGGFHLSSGEEVVVGVPEMWSGRIWGRQDCHFDDKGKGSCGTGDCSGQLHCEGMGGVPPATVVEMTLGSPTSPLHFYDVSLVDGFNLPVSMKPVGGGIGCGIAECEVDLNICCPSALEVRVGEKVIGCKSACLAMQSAKYCCTGEYGNPKTCKPTLFANLFKAICPKAYSYAFDDSSSLNKCRASRYVITFCPPK, translated from the exons ATGCTAATTTCTTCATATCTCCTACTCACCCTACTCTGCGTTTATGCCTTTCTCACGAGATCAA ATGGGATACAGCTAATATTGGTAAACAATTGTCCAGAACATATATGGCCAGGGATACTTGGCGGCGCTGGCCATGTCACCCCAAAAGCAGGTGGTTTCCATCTGAGCAGCGGCGAGGAAGTTGTCGTTGGCGTGCCTGAGATGTGGTCAGGTAGAATATGGGGCAGGCAGGATTGCCATTTTGATGACAAAGGAAAAGGGTCGTGCGGCACCGGAGACTGTTCAGGTCAACTACACTGTGAGGGAATGGGTGGCGTACCACCAGCAACTGTGGTGGAAATGACACTGGGGTCACCCACCTCCCCCTTACATTTTTATGACGTGAGTTTAGTTGATGGATTCAACTTGCCTGTCTCCATGAAGCCAGTCGGAGGTGGAATTGGCTGTGGCATAGCAGAATGTGAAGTTGATCTCAACATATGTTGTCCATCAGCATTGGAAGTTAGGGTAGGCGAGAAGGTGATAGGGTGCAAGAGTGCTTGCTTAGCTATGCAGTCGGCCAAGTATTGTTGCACAGGGGAATATGGAAACCCCAAAACCTGCAAACCAACACTCTTTGCCAATCTCTTTAAGGCCATTTGCCCGAAAGCCTATAGCTATGCTTTTGATGACTCTTCCAGCCTCAACAAATGCAGGGCCTCCCGTTATGTCATCACTTTCTGCCCTCCCAAGTGA